The following DNA comes from Rhinatrema bivittatum chromosome 17, aRhiBiv1.1, whole genome shotgun sequence.
TCCAGGGTTCTCAGCCTAGTGCTTTCACTGCTAGGCCACGCCtcccaggagggatctgaacgCTGGTTTCCAGGGTTCTCAGCCTAGTGCTTTCACTGCTAGGCCACGCCtcccaggagggatctgaacgCTGGTTTCCAGGGTTCTCAGCCTAGTGCTTTCACTGCTAGGCCACGCCtcccaggagggatctgaacgCTGGTTTCCAGGGTTCTCAGCCTAGTGCTTTCACTGCTAGGCCACGCCtcccaggagggatctgaacgCTGGTTTCCAGGGTTCTCAGCCTAGTGCTTTCACTGCTAGGCCACGCCTCCCAGGATTTAGACTGCTTGTTGGCCCTAGTGCCCAGCCTGGCACAATTACTACCCCTCCGGGATTCCCAGGAGAATGCAGGTTTCTGCAGGGCAGAGGGGTCAGCTCGAGCCTTCAGTTTGCATGGCCTGCATGGGACGCTGTGAAGGTCATAGCTTTCCTCTGCTCTCAGCTCTGAGCTTCTCTATGGAAGGCCTGTTCTGTATGTTACATTTCCAGTGAGCAGCACATCTTTATCTCGTGTTACTGATGCCATCAATATGCTCTGTAATGCTGTCTCTCACTTCCTGCTCTCCCTTGCTCTGTGTAAAGAAGTGAGCTTAGCTCTCCCTGTCTCTATACACAGACAAGTGCAATGATGGGTAGAAAAGGCAATTTATCAGCAGCCCCCTTCCCGGCCATCAGGATAGAAAACAAACGGACTATAATACCACGAAGAAAGTACATGCAGCGTTACACTGCACGAGGAAAGAGCGAATACTTTGCAGTGCGTGGAAAATTGCTGTCTTTACGTGTCTCGGGAGAAACACATTTTACTTGTATTTCAGGTTTAATTAAGCGGGTGATATGCCAAGAAAAGActctaaggaaaaaaaatcaatcatttaaATATCCCAAAAAACATAGTTCAAATGTGACATATAAAATGCCCAATCCATAAACGTAGCCAATTACCTAAAAGTTCTCTTCTGCTTGTGAGATCCATTTTCTCCCCTAAACATGAACAgctccattctctctttctctctacagATTTGCTTTCACAACCAATTACCTCAAAGCAACCATCAAGCCCATCCCTAATGAGTTCATCCCCATTGGACAGAGATATGGACTCAGTAACCTGGATGTGGCGAAAATCAACAAACTGTACAACTGCAGTGAGTGCCTTCTTGTAATCCCAAATCGCGAAACTATGAGGAAGGAAGGCATTTTGTGTTGCTTGTCGGGCAATGTCCTCCTCTCGCAGTCCTGTGCTGTGCACAGTGGATGGTGACCTGCAGTTTTACACTGCTTAGTGCATATTTTGTTCCTTCATTCATCTTTTATGGTTTAAGGTCAGATTACTGCATCCTATGGGTGCAAAATGGAGAGGAGACGCTGAATCTGTCAGGCCCATTTCATACCGCGGACCCTGCTTAATCGCTGATTTTATCCTTACGTCCGCTCAGCCAGGGATCCTCTGGGCTTCTCCTGTCTCCTGGTTCTGGTTTAGCCCtccctctaccacctccactgggaagcttgGCTCCTCGTCTCTCTAGGAATGACAGGAAAAGAAGGGTGACATTTCTGTTTTCTGTCATTTCCTGTTCATGAGGACACATAAAACAACTGACTGTCATCCTGGGCAGGGCTCTGTAGTTTTACCCTGTGCTACAGCGTGTAGGtgtcctaaaattatccagaaTGCAGTACAATGGCTTGGCACAAGCACGACAGGAACAAAAGGAAATAGAAAGAAACCATAACAAACTGAGCTAAAGGGATTTTTTATCATTCACTCCCCTACTCTCCAGCTAAGAAAAAGATTGACAGCAGTTGGTCTCCAGTGCTTGGCTCAGACATCTCTGATCTCACCTATCGTTACTATCAGTACTACAGGGCTCAGACATAAGTAAACATCTCTATCGTTACTATCAGTACTACAGGGCTCAGACATAAGTAAACATCTCTATCGTTACTATCAGTACTACAGGGCTCAGACATAAGTAAACATCTCTATCGTTACTATCAGTACTACAGGGCTCAGACATAAGTAAACATCTCTATCGTTACTATCAGTACTACAGGGCTCAGACATAAGTAAACATCTCTATTGTTACTATCAGTACTACAGGTGCGAAGCCCGGGTGACTAgcagagaggcagaggcagggtTAGCACTCTACAATCCCAGCAGCCTTCCTCGCTCTTGGCGCTGTTCCCCTTCTCACTCCCACCCCATTCTGCTCTAAAATGAGCTGGTTGGACTGGGACCGGCCTCAAATAATTAGAAAGGATTTCCGTCTACATTGAGTGAAGCATTTCTTACTTGTTACATTTCCCTTCCCTTGAGATCAACTTGACTGCCACCATTTTCAGGGCATTACTTtttcactacaggttccacctTGTTTGATACACATTGACagaatgtattattttattcctCTGTTTAGGTGTTTGTAGCACTTTGCTTTCCGAATTTAATGGAAGTTTTGTGTCTGCCAACTACCCATCGCAGTACCCCAATAATGCCAACTGTGTCTGGCTGCTTCGTATACCAAGGGAAAAGGTGAGTGAAGGGTTAAGAGGGATCTTGAAATGGACAAGAGGTGGACTGACCAGAtccatctctctctgctgctgcatGGGATCAGTACCCCTGTTTACAAAGCAATCCAGAGTCAATGAAGAAAAAATTCAGAACAATAAATCCTTGTTCAGACAAAACTATTCATGAAAAGAAAGTGGATCTAGTTCTATATAATGCACAGAGTCCACAGAGCAGGGAGTGCACAGTGCAGGCTACAGAGACCCCAGCCTCCATTGCTTTGAtcagtttatatatttatttatttcagtttatgcACAGGACCCACAGAGCAGGGAGTGCACAGTGCAGGCTACAGAGACCCCAGCCTCCATTGCTTTGAtcagtttatatatttatttatttcagtttatgcACAGAGCCCACAGAGCAGGGAGTGCACAGTGCAGGCTACAGAGACCCCAGCCTCCATCGCTTTGAtcagtttatatatttatttatttcagtttatgcACAGGACCCACAGAGCAGGGAGTGCACGGTGCAGGCTACAGAGACCCCAGCCTCCATCGCTTTGAtcagtttatatatttatttatttcagtttatgcACAGAACCCACAGAGCAGGGAGTGCACAGTGCAGGCTACAGAGACCCCAGCCTCCATCGCTTTGATCAGtttacgtatttatttatttcagtttataaGTTCCCGCCATTCATGCCTTTTAAAGAAATGCTTTCGCATAACCTCATTAATATGTAGGGTTTGTTACAGTAACTTGTGAACATTTGACTGTAAATGTGTGTTTATTGTAATATTGTATCCTGCTCAGCAGGATATGGGCACTTTATAAATAATTGTAATGGCTCTCCATTTTCAGGTTCTCCTGCAGTTCGATGCTTTTGATGTCCAGACCTCCCCTGGCTGTGTCTCGGACTACATTAGGGTTTATGATGGAGACAGCCAGTCGTCCCCTGTCTTACTGGACAGGGCTTGTGGGACTCAGATGCTTCCCTTGCTGATAGCTTCTGCCAACAAGATGCTTGTGCAGTTTGTAACTGATGTCTCCATTCCAGCCAGTGGCTTCAAGGTTTCCTACAGCTCTGGTAACGTATGCTCAAGTTCCAGTACTGTCGCcttgctctcattctctcagagTTAGCCTGCAAAGGCGATTTATTCAGTGTACACTGTTGTCTTGTTGCCCATAGTGAGGCAAAGCACAATGTACGATAGTACCGAATTACTGTGCAGCATTTGGCCTGCATGCAGGACATGCATCTCAGCCAGGTTGGCTTGAACAGGCTAATCCAGACCTGGTTTTGCCGCATTGCGTGACCTGTACTTCAGCGTTCCCTAAGAAAAATATGATTCATATCCCATGCATGCAACGGGCAAAGCCAAGACTGGATCAGGCTATTTAGGTTGACTTGGAAGAGGTAAGAAGCCTGCCAGCAGATATGTTGCTTACTCAGATACAGACAGAGAGACTTCCTTAAAAAGACGGCTATGGACGCTACCTACATTACATGCAAGGAAGATTGTATATTGTCTAACACTCCAAAAGAAACATCATTATGAAGAGTCTCCTAACTGGGACAGCCAGAGTGTGGTTATCCCCGAGACCCAGCTATTTCTTCCACCGAGTCAATAGAGAATCAATGTTTGGCAACTATTTCAGTTAAACTGAACCCATAAATAATGGAGGTTCCTTGGCCAAGACAGACCGCCTTCATGTCATTACTGATTATTACTCCTGCAATAAGTAACTTTCATGAGTAAGATGATGTGTGCAGTTTAGGGTCATTCTTGACTCCTCTTTTTACTGTGAAAAACATATTGCAAATATTTCAAGAAGGGTTTTCACCTTGCctggaaatgaatgaataaaaatctGTTATATGGGCACTAGTAAGGACTCAAGTGAATTATTCCAACAGTCTATACCTGGGTCTTCCAgcaaatagaaacatgatggctgaAGAAGACCgtatggctcatctagtctgcccatccatccaatttatgtaGCCCTTACCATTcccaccacttcctcagagatccctgtatttatcccaggctttcttgaattcagatactgtttttgtctcaacctcctccactgggaggcccttccatgcatccaccagcctctctgtaaataaatatttcctaagtctaccctctttcactctcatcccatgaccccttgttctagagcctcctttctgttgaaagaggctcacttcctgtgcatggaaacctttgagatatttaaatgtctctataatAATAAAGTTGAAATTAGTCCAAAACTGTGTAGGTAGGTGGTGACAGCCACAAAAAGAGACAAACATATATCACCAATCCtgaaagaacttcattggctgccgatccatttatttatttatttcaatcatTTATATACTGTACACTCAGCAAAAGGTGACTGGAACGGTGTACGACCATGTTTCAAAGTACAATAAAACAATTCCCAATCAGTAATAcaactaaaatataaaataaaatagcctaattaaaatataaaatgaaaaaatataaaagctGATATTAATCTGTTTCATAAACAGCTGAAGCATGATAATTCTGGGAGGCCTTTGCTAAAGAGATGGTTCCatctgataattttatttttgttttaatatgatttaatatgatttttgttttgtaaaacTGTTTTATGTTAAATTTTACTGTTTATGTATAGTGTACACTGTTTAGAATAGATACTGTATTTTAaggttaataaatgtttttaataaataaataaaaatctgcacattaaaccccttcaaagcTTGGAGAAGATGCATTGGCAGCTTAAGGTTCTAACATTACTCTTCAGGATTCTGAGAGGGTCACAACGAGTACCACCATAGCTCGCAGCCTTCAGTTTTCCCCTGTAATTCTGAAGGAGCCTCCCAGTTCTGGGTCTTGCCTCCTCCTCCCTGGATCAGGAGCTATAGACAGGTttattatcatcattattattatgaCATATAAGTTATGTGAGGTTTGTTTTATGAgattgttttatgtatgttttgtatTAGAATCCGCTCTGGATGTAAgattttattaataaatatataaataagaacataagaataccACAAATCTGGAAGCATGATGTTTGTTTCCTTTGCAAAATTATAAATTTAAGATTACTCCCTGGTTAGTTCCATTGCTATGTGGTATACCCAACTCTTACTGTTTCACTCTCCTCTTGTTTTTCTAGTGACCTGTGGTGGCACTCTGACCACGGCTAGAGGAAACGTCTCCTCCCCGGGTTCCCCATACTATCCACCCCTGTCAGATTGCACCTGGACAATCAATGCTCCTCTGCAATACAAGGTGAGCAGGGCTGTGACACATGGGAGGGGTGAGGCTTGTACAAAACATGTACAAAGAGTTAAGGTGTGTGCAACCCATGCACAGAGAGGTCATGTAGAACAATATACAGAGAGGTAAGAGAAGCAACGAGATGCTATAACTTGTAAAAGACATGTACAAAGAGTTAAGGTGTGTGCAACCCATGCACAGAGAGGTCATGTAGAAGCAATATACAGAGAGGTAAGAGAAGCAACGAGATGCTACAACTTGTACAAGACATGTACAAAGAGTTAAGGTGTGTGCAACCCATGCACAGAGAGGTCATGTAGAAGCAATATACAGAGAGGTAAGAGAAGCAACCAGATGCTATAACTTGTACAAGACATGTACAAAGAGTTAAGGTGTGTGCAACCCATGCACAGAGAGGTCATGTAGAACAATATACAGAGAGGTAAGAGAAGCAACCAGATGCTATAACTTGTACAAGACATGTACAAAGAGTTAAGGTGTGTGCAACCCATGCACAGAGAGGTCATGTAGAACAATATACAGAGAGGTAAGAGAAGCAACCAGATGCTATAACTTGTACAAGACATGTACAAAGAGTTAAGGTGTGTGCAACCCATGCACAGAGAGGTCATGTAGAACAATATACAGAGAGGTGAGAGAAGCAACCAGATGCTATAACTTGTACAAGACATGTACAAAGAGTTAAGGTGTGTGCAACCCATGCACAGAGAGGTCATGTAGAAGCAATATACAGAGAGGTAAGAGAAGCAACCAGATGCTATAACTTGTGGGGGTTGCTGCCATGACACAGGTATTACTGAATTTCACATCCTTCAGTCTGGAGATGAGCAGCGGCTGTGACTATGACTATGTGATCGTTCGTGATGGAGGAAGACTCACTTCCAGGTCTTTGGGCAAATTCTGCGGTACCACAGCCATTCCAACCCTAGTCTCCAGTGGGAGTGCACTGCTGCTACAGTTCCACAGTGATGGCTCCCAGGAATACATGGGCTTCCTGGCACATTACTCAGTCAGTAAGTCCCAGCATCATTGCTTCCTTTCTTCATCTAATTTATGCTGCTCTCTTGCAGCAAAATTACTAGGGATTTACAGTTTCCCGTGAATGGATCTGTGTTTGAAAAGCAGGGGTTCTGCTGGACAGAAGTGGGGTGCATTGCATGGCAAGACTGGAATAGCAGGAAATGCTACAGGGCAGAAAGGAGATGCATGGCAGAGCTGTATTAAAGTGGCAGAGGGTGTTGTAGGGAAGAAATGAGGTGCACTGGCCAAGCTCTGTGTGTAGGTTGTAATACTGCATTACCAGGGGGTGCTACAGAGAaggaatgaggtgcactggcCAAGCTCTGTGTGTAGGTTGTAATACTGCATTACCAGGGGGTGCTACAGAGAaggaatgaggtgcactggcCAAGCTCTGTGTGTAGGTTGTAATACTGCATTACCAGGGGGTGCTACAGAGAaggaatgaggtgcactggcCAAGCTCTGTGTGTAGGTTGTAATACTGCATTACCAGGGGGTGCTACAGAGAaggaatgaggtgcactggcCAAGCTCTGTGTGTAGGTTGTAATACTGCATTACCAGGGGGTGCTACAGAGAaggaatgaggtgcactggcCAAGCTCTGTGTGTAGGTTGTAATACTGCATTACCAGGGGGTGCTACAGAGAaggaatgaggtgcactggcCAAGCTCTGTGTGAAGGTTGTAATATTGCATTAACAGGGGGTGCTACAGAGAaggaatgaggtgcactggcCAAGCTCTGTGTGTAGGTTGTAATATTGCATTAACAGGGGGTGCTACAGAGAaggaatgaggtgcactggcCAAGCTCTGTGTGAAGGTTGTAATATTGCATTAACAGGGGGTGCTACAGAGAaggaatgaggtgcactggcCAAGCTCTGTGTGAAGGTTGTAATACTGCATTACCAGGGGGTGCTACAGAGAaggaatgaggtgcactggcCAAGCTCTGTGTGAAGGTTGTAATACTGCATTACCAGGGGGTGCTACAGAGAaggaatgaggtgcactggcCAAGCTCTGTGTGTAGGTTGTAATACTGCATTACCAGGGGGTGCTACAGAGAaggaatgaggtgcactggcCAAGCTCTGTGTGAAGGTTGTAATACTGCATTAACAGGGGGTGCTACAGAGAaggaatgaggtgcactggcCAAGCTCTGTGTGAAGGTTGTAATACTGCATTACCAGGGGGTGCTACAGAGAaggaatgaggtgcactggcCAAGCTCTGTGTGAAGGTTGTAATACTGCATTACCAGGGGGTGCTACAGAGAaggaatgaggtgcactggcCAAGCTCTGTGTGAAGGTTGTAATACTGCATTAACAGGGGGTGCTACAGAGAaggaatgaggtgcactggcCAAGCTCTGTGTGAAGGTTGTAATACTGCATTACCAGGGGGTGCTACAGAGAaggaatgaggtgcactggcCAAGCTCTGTATGAAGGTTGTAATACTGCATTACCAGGGGGTGCTACAGAGAaggaatgaggtgcactggcCAAGCTCTGTGTGTAGGTTGTAATACTGCATTAACAGGGGGTGCTACAGAGAaggaatgaggtgcactggcCAAGCTCTGTGTGAAGGTTGTAATATTGCATTAACAGGGGGGTGCTACAGAGAaggaatgaggtgcactggcCAAGCTCTGTGTGAAGGTTGTAATATTGCATTAACAGGGGGTGCTACAGAGAaggaatgaggtgcactggcCAAGCTCTGTGTGAAGGTTGTAATACTGCATTACCAGGGGGTGCTACAGAGAaggaatgaggtgcactggcCAAGCTCTGTGTGTAGGTTGTAATATTGCATTACCAGGGGGTGCTACAGAGAaggaatgaggtgcactggcCAAGCTCTGTGTGAAGGTTGTAATACTGCATTACCAGGGGGTGCTACAGAGAaggaatgaggtgcactggcCAAGCTCTGTGTGTAGGTTGTAATACTGCATTACCAGGGGGTGCTACAGAGAaggaatgaggtgcactggcCAAGCTCTGTGTGTAGGTTGTAATACTGCATTACCAGGGGGGTGCTACAGAGAaggaatgaggtgcactggcCAAGCTCTGTGTGTAGGTTGTAATACTGCATTACCAGGGGGTGCTACAGAGAaggaatgaggtgcactggcCAAGCTCTGTGTGAAGGTTGTAATACTGCATTACCAGGGGGTGCTACAGAGAaggaatgaggtgcactggcCAAGCTCTGTGTGAAGGTTGTAATACTGCATTACCAGGGGGTGCTACAGAGAaggaatgaggtgcactggcCAAGCTCTGTGTGTAGGTTGTAATACTGCATTACCAGGGGGTGCTACAGAGAaggaatgaggtgcactggcCAAGCTCTGTGTGTAGGTTGTAATACTGCATTACCAGGGGGTGCTACAGAGAAGGAATGAGGTGCACTGGTAGAATTATTTCCAGCAGATTCCTCTTACCTGACTTTTATATCCAATGTATTTGGGGGACAAAGGAAGAGTTTGTGAGgtaaaagaacaaaatacaaattggTAATTTACAAATAATATCTTGGTGTATTTTTCTTCTAGTTGCTGCATCTGACATGGCCTAGAATCCTCCTCTAGTCTGACTGATGGAGCCACCCTTCCTACAATCCCCGTATCTAGACGCAGCTGCAGGAATTATCCAgacataatatattttttatcatacttatttttaaaaagtatttaaaacatGAAAGAGTTTTTAAAATGAGAAAACTATTGTCTAAATTAATATTACTCTACGAGACATTCTTTTCATTATTAGAGGGGTTTGTACATTTTGTGATGATAAGAAAGCAAAACTGATGCTTTCTGGCATGAAGGGAAGGTGTGGAGAGGCGTAGCCAGTGCCGTGGGCTGACACCCAGGAAAGCCTGGCTTCAGATCTTGTCTCTCCTACTGACGCTCCTTGGGACCGTAAGCAAGTTATTTTATgcttcattgcctcaggtgcaaacttagactgtaagccctttggggcagGGACATGTAACTCACCTTCAGCTCAGATTTCAAAAGGCAAATAATTAAATCCACCATCCAAATTTCTCACAGCTAAAAGCATTGAATTTACTGAAATGGAgcttatttttcatttcttaacTGTGTCTGCGATATGAGTGTAAAGTGTCTCAGAGCCCGATTTACTGAACTGATCCATGGACATAGAACGATACAAAGCCTGAGTGAGTCTGGTCTTATGCGCTTATGGCCCAGTGAGGTAGGAGTTGTAAATTATGAGGCATCATAAGGTGACTTGACGTCAGTCTGTAAAAGCataaagaaggtacagagaaaggagaatacAGTCTTCTGGGGACCTAGCAGAAGGAAATGGTTAACACAGCCATAGAAAAAAAGGCTCAGGATATAAGGAGGATTCCCTAAGCAATGGCCCCTGGCCCCTGTGTGGCTGCACTGCAAGACACTTacaaaggtcttttttttttttaaagctggggCTTGTGTATGGAGCTGTTGTAGTCTGGATATATTTGGGGACATCAGGGTCACCTCCTTTTGCTGTTACTCATGCCTAAGTCTGGGTGCATCATCATGAAATACAAAGGCATAGGAGAGcgttgcatggagtggcagttattaccctaagaaaaagaaaaatattaataatgaaagcttgctgggcagactggatgaaccgcTTGGATCTTTATTATGTCACTAGGAAAGCAGCCAGCTTGGGACTTTCTAATTAATGCTGTTTCCTTAGAGATTGACTCCTGTGATC
Coding sequences within:
- the LOC115079460 gene encoding embryonic protein UVS.2-like yields the protein MSVKQEILFYLGSQGRVHSKAEEMLLKLIGRDGKRVLLRSLDARWDAGVEEQDLFSIIEQYTKGTNRQMHHGDIALQTTHSAIQVWTRSGSGTVHVPYTISSDYTAEDQAVFSEAMQEYATLTCIRFVNRTNEFNYINIISDTGCYSYLGRVGGAQDLSLQRSGCVITGIIQHELNHALGFEHEQCRSDRDNFVHIYWENIADGYQSNFFISDLDTLGAEYDYSSVMHYGKFAFTTNYLKATIKPIPNEFIPIGQRYGLSNLDVAKINKLYNCSVCSTLLSEFNGSFVSANYPSQYPNNANCVWLLRIPREKVLLQFDAFDVQTSPGCVSDYIRVYDGDSQSSPVLLDRACGTQMLPLLIASANKMLVQFVTDVSIPASGFKVSYSSVTCGGTLTTARGNVSSPGSPYYPPLSDCTWTINAPLQYKVLLNFTSFSLEMSSGCDYDYVIVRDGGRLTSRSLGKFCGTTAIPTLVSSGSALLLQFHSDGSQEYMGFLAHYSVIAASDMA